The Nerophis lumbriciformis linkage group LG24, RoL_Nlum_v2.1, whole genome shotgun sequence genome includes a region encoding these proteins:
- the zfand2a gene encoding AN1-type zinc finger protein 2A isoform X4 — protein sequence MEFPDLGEHCSEKTCKRLDFLPMKCDACEEIFCKDHITYEHHKCTSSYKKDVQVPVCPLCNTPIPTKRGEMPDIKVGEHIDRDCKSDPAQRKRKIFTNRCSKGGCKQKEMMRVTCDQCHLNYCLKHRHPLDHDCKTDGKPLSQSG from the exons atggagTTTCCAGATCTGGGAGAACACTGCTCCGAGAAGACCTGCAAGCGTTTAG ACTTCCTACCTATGAAATGTGATGCCTGTGAGGAGATATTCTGCAAGGACCACATCACCTACGAGCACCACAAATGCACCTCGTCCTACAAAAAG GATGTACAAGTTCCAGTATGTCCTCTGTGCAACACCCCGATTCCCACCAAGAGAGGAGAGATGCCCGATATCAAAGTCGGGGAACACATCGATCGGGATTGCAAATCGGACCCTGCACAAAGAAAAAGAAAG ATTTTCACCAACAGGTGTTCCAAAGGCGGCTGCAAGCAGAAGGAAATGATGAGAGTTACGTGCGACCAATGTCATTTAAACTACTGTCTTAAGCACAGACACCCTCTTGACCATGATTGTAAGACTGATGGCAAACCTCTGTCCCAGTCCGGGTAA